Proteins encoded by one window of Heliangelus exortis chromosome 5, bHelExo1.hap1, whole genome shotgun sequence:
- the PPM1A gene encoding protein phosphatase 1A isoform X2, producing MGAFLDKPKMEKHNAQGQGNGLRYGLSSMQGWRVEMEDAHTAVIGLPNGLDGWSFFAVYDGHAGSQVAKYCCEHLLDHITSNQDFKGPDGPPSVESVKSGIRTGFLQIDEHMRVISEKKHGADRSGSTAVGVMISPQHTYFINCGDSRGLLCRNRKVHFFTQDHKPSNPLEKERIQNAGGSVMIQRVNGSLAVSRALGDFDYKCVHGKGPTEQLVSPEPEVYEIERSEEDDQFIILACDGIWDVMGNEELCDFVRSRLEVTDDLEKVCNEIVDTCLYKGSRDNMSVILICFPNAPKVSPEAVKREAELDKYLESRVEDGV from the exons ATGGGAGCATTTTTAGACAAGCCAAAGATGGAGAAGCATAATGCCCAGGGGCAAGGGAATGGGCTTCGTTATGGGCTGAGTAGTATGCAAGGCTGGCGAGTTGAAATGGAGGATGCACACACTGCTGTCATTGGTTTGCCAAATGGACTTGATGGATGGTCATTTTTTGCTGTGTACGATGGGCACGCTGGATCACAGGTTGCCAAGTACTGCTGTGAGCATTTATTGGATCACATCACAAGCAACCAGGATTTTAAAGGGCCAGATGGGCCACCATCTGTGGAAAGTGTAAAGAGTGGCATCAGAACAGGTTTTCTGCAAATCGATGAACACATGAGAGTCATCTCCGAGAAGAAACATGGCGCAGACAGAAGTGGGTCAACAGCTGTGGGTGTCATGATTTCTCCCCAACACACATACTTCATCAACTGTGGAGACTCGAGAGGGTTACTTTGTAGAAACAGGAAGGTTCACTTCTTCACACAGGATCACAAACCAAGCAATCCACTGGAGAAAGAGCGTATCCAGAACGCAGGTGGCTCTGTCATGATTCAGCGTGTGAATGGCTCCCTGGCTGTTTCACGGGCACTTGGGGACTTTGATTACAAATGTGTCCATGGGAAAGGTCCCACAGAACAGCTAGTCTCACCTGAGCCTGAAGTTTATGAAATTGAGAGATCAGAAGAAGATGATCAGTTCATCATACTGGCTTGTGATGGTATCTGGGATGTTATGGGAAATGAAGAGCTCTGTGACTTTGTAAGATCCAGGCTTGAAGTCACTGACGACCTTGAGAAAGTTTGCAATGAGATAGTTGACACCTGCTTGTACAAG GGAAGTCGAGACAACATGAGTGTGATATTGATCTGTTTTCCGAATGCACCAAAGGTATCACCAGAGGCGGTGAAAAGAGAGGCAGAGTTGGACAAGTACCTGGAAAGCAGAGTAGAAG ACGGAGTGTGA
- the PPM1A gene encoding protein phosphatase 1A isoform X1 produces MGAFLDKPKMEKHNAQGQGNGLRYGLSSMQGWRVEMEDAHTAVIGLPNGLDGWSFFAVYDGHAGSQVAKYCCEHLLDHITSNQDFKGPDGPPSVESVKSGIRTGFLQIDEHMRVISEKKHGADRSGSTAVGVMISPQHTYFINCGDSRGLLCRNRKVHFFTQDHKPSNPLEKERIQNAGGSVMIQRVNGSLAVSRALGDFDYKCVHGKGPTEQLVSPEPEVYEIERSEEDDQFIILACDGIWDVMGNEELCDFVRSRLEVTDDLEKVCNEIVDTCLYKGSRDNMSVILICFPNAPKVSPEAVKREAELDKYLESRVEEIIKKQGEGVPDLVHVMRTLATESIPNLPPGGELASKRSVIEAVYNRLNPYRNDDTDSASTDDMW; encoded by the exons ATGGGAGCATTTTTAGACAAGCCAAAGATGGAGAAGCATAATGCCCAGGGGCAAGGGAATGGGCTTCGTTATGGGCTGAGTAGTATGCAAGGCTGGCGAGTTGAAATGGAGGATGCACACACTGCTGTCATTGGTTTGCCAAATGGACTTGATGGATGGTCATTTTTTGCTGTGTACGATGGGCACGCTGGATCACAGGTTGCCAAGTACTGCTGTGAGCATTTATTGGATCACATCACAAGCAACCAGGATTTTAAAGGGCCAGATGGGCCACCATCTGTGGAAAGTGTAAAGAGTGGCATCAGAACAGGTTTTCTGCAAATCGATGAACACATGAGAGTCATCTCCGAGAAGAAACATGGCGCAGACAGAAGTGGGTCAACAGCTGTGGGTGTCATGATTTCTCCCCAACACACATACTTCATCAACTGTGGAGACTCGAGAGGGTTACTTTGTAGAAACAGGAAGGTTCACTTCTTCACACAGGATCACAAACCAAGCAATCCACTGGAGAAAGAGCGTATCCAGAACGCAGGTGGCTCTGTCATGATTCAGCGTGTGAATGGCTCCCTGGCTGTTTCACGGGCACTTGGGGACTTTGATTACAAATGTGTCCATGGGAAAGGTCCCACAGAACAGCTAGTCTCACCTGAGCCTGAAGTTTATGAAATTGAGAGATCAGAAGAAGATGATCAGTTCATCATACTGGCTTGTGATGGTATCTGGGATGTTATGGGAAATGAAGAGCTCTGTGACTTTGTAAGATCCAGGCTTGAAGTCACTGACGACCTTGAGAAAGTTTGCAATGAGATAGTTGACACCTGCTTGTACAAG GGAAGTCGAGACAACATGAGTGTGATATTGATCTGTTTTCCGAATGCACCAAAGGTATCACCAGAGGCGGTGAAAAGAGAGGCAGAGTTGGACAAGTACCTGGAAAGCAGAGTAGAAG AGATCATAAAGAAGCAGGGTGAAGGAGTCCCAGACTTAGTCCACGTGATGCGTACGTTAGCAACTGAGAGCATCCCAAACCTCCCGCCGGGGGGTGAATTGGCAAGCAA ACGGAGTGTGATTGAAGCAGTTTATAACAGACTGAACCCCTACAGGAATGATGATACT gattCTGCCTCAACTGACGATATGTGGTAA